A genomic segment from Tachypleus tridentatus isolate NWPU-2018 unplaced genomic scaffold, ASM421037v1 Hic_cluster_2, whole genome shotgun sequence encodes:
- the LOC143243254 gene encoding histone-lysine N-methyltransferase SETMAR-like has product MDVSEEPIRHIMLYEFKKSNSAVETTQNIQGIYGAESLNERKCQRWFQKFRSGDYSLSDSPCSSRPVEFNDDLLLAALDEYYAVTVELVQKCDLTHLTVHCHLQELGKVLELGKLVPHDLREANLRARVHICTSLLYLEHSSPLLSKIVTGDERWIFYKMLSAVDNDSLQGVRQGRPLSPSLYVLMIVPALSSVSLGFNVWPSFPRWGIHQGSAAQLNYTKSRAWELGKWASSADTPFDLAWASSPVKCFGIPFIASPEAACGKMV; this is encoded by the exons atggatgtgtctgaggagcccattaggcatataatgctttatgagtttaagaaaagcAATAGTGCggtagaaactacacaaaacattcaaggtatttatggtgcagagtctctaaatgaaagaaaatgtcaaaggtggtttcagaagttcagatcaggtgactacagcttaagtgattcGCCATGTTCtagtcgtcctgttgagtttaatgatgacttgttactggctgcacttgatgaatattatgctgtaacagttgaactaGTACAGAAGTGTGATTTaacccatttaacagttcactgtcatctgcaagagcttggaaaggtgttagaacttggaaaattggtcccccatgatttgagagaagccaaccttagagcaagagtgcacatttgcacttctctgctcTATCTTGAACATAGCTCACCTTTATTGAGCAAgatagtgactggagatgaaagatggatattttataaaatgttaagtgCCGTAGACAATGACTcattgcag GGTGTTCGTCAAGGACGTCCATTATCGCCATCTCTTTATGTGTTAATGATCGTACCTGCTCTCTCATCTGTATCACTAGGTTTCAATGTGTGGCCTTCGTTTCCCAGGTGGGGCATCCATCAA GGTAGTGCAGCTCAGCTCAACTACACTAAGTCTAGGGCTTGGGAGTTGGGCAAGTGGGCCTCATCTGCAGATACTCCATTTGATTTGGCATGGGCTTCCTCTCCAGTCAAGTGTTTTGGGATTCCCTTCATTGCCAGTCCTGAGGCTGCCTGTGGGAAGATGGTATAA